The following are encoded together in the bacterium genome:
- a CDS encoding NAD-dependent epimerase/dehydratase family protein has product IDHPILDSQINAIGTLQVLEAARKAGVRKLVYTSSAGIFGELIQIPVGEDHPIAPESPYGASKLAGEKLALAYDSLYDLEVVALRYFNVYGPNQRFDAYGNVIPIFVFQMLRGEVVTIFGDGEQTRDFIHVADVVQANLKAGESDGVSGAFNLGCGSRITINRLAELVAERVPQPTEVRYGPPRPGDVLHSLADTRAAAAAFGFEPRIEIEDGLTEYVAWARQEI; this is encoded by the coding sequence ATCGACCACCCGATCCTGGACTCGCAGATCAATGCCATCGGAACACTCCAGGTGCTCGAGGCGGCGCGCAAAGCCGGCGTGCGCAAGCTCGTCTACACGTCTTCAGCAGGAATCTTCGGCGAGCTCATACAGATTCCCGTCGGCGAGGACCATCCGATCGCTCCCGAGTCACCTTATGGCGCCAGCAAGCTGGCGGGGGAGAAGCTCGCTCTGGCCTACGACTCGCTCTACGACCTCGAGGTCGTCGCTCTTCGGTATTTCAACGTCTACGGTCCCAACCAGCGCTTCGACGCCTACGGCAACGTCATACCGATCTTCGTCTTCCAGATGCTTCGGGGCGAGGTGGTCACGATCTTCGGTGACGGCGAGCAGACGCGCGACTTCATCCATGTTGCCGACGTGGTGCAGGCCAATCTCAAGGCCGGGGAATCCGACGGCGTCTCGGGAGCATTCAACCTCGGCTGCGGCAGCCGCATCACGATCAACCGCCTGGCCGAGCTCGTGGCCGAGCGGGTCCCGCAGCCCACCGAGGTCCGGTACGGGCCGCCGAGGCCAGGCGACGTCCTGCACAGCCTTGCCGACACGCGGGCCGCGGCCGCGGCCTTCGGCTTCGAGCCCCGGATCGAGATCGAAGACGGTCTCACCGAGTACGTGGCCTGGGCCAGGCAAGAGATCTGA
- a CDS encoding sugar transferase has protein sequence MAKRLLDVALAGTLLLLASPFLLLIMAILAVTGEREVFYRQSRIGRSGRPFRLLKFVTMVKGSSKMGTGTLTIPNDPRVLPVGKFLRKTKINELPQFWNVLTGDMSLVGPRPLAKQDFDCYTEDIQREVVKVRPGLTGVGSIVFRDEEERLAESDLPPLECYRREIAPRKGALEAWYVANQSFFLDLKILALTALVVLAPGSIVHETILDLPRTPAES, from the coding sequence ATGGCAAAGCGTCTTCTCGACGTAGCCCTCGCCGGCACGTTGCTCCTGCTGGCCTCTCCTTTTCTGCTCCTGATCATGGCGATTCTCGCCGTCACCGGTGAGCGGGAGGTCTTCTACCGGCAAAGCCGAATCGGCCGTTCAGGGCGACCCTTTCGCTTGCTCAAGTTCGTCACCATGGTGAAGGGCAGCTCCAAGATGGGCACCGGCACTCTTACGATCCCTAACGATCCGAGAGTGCTGCCGGTCGGCAAGTTCCTGCGCAAGACCAAGATCAACGAGCTGCCTCAGTTCTGGAATGTCCTCACGGGCGACATGAGCCTGGTCGGACCTCGTCCGCTAGCCAAACAGGACTTCGACTGCTACACCGAGGACATCCAGCGCGAGGTGGTCAAGGTGCGGCCCGGTCTAACCGGAGTCGGGTCGATCGTCTTCCGCGACGAGGAAGAGCGTCTGGCCGAAAGCGATCTGCCGCCGCTCGAGTGTTACCGCCGAGAGATCGCGCCGCGCAAAGGCGCGCTCGAAGCCTGGTACGTCGCGAATCAGAGCTTCTTTCTGGACCTCAAGATCCTCGCCCTGACGGCCCTGGTCGTGCTTGCTCCCGGAAGCATCGTGCACGAGACGATCCTGGACCTTCCTCGAACTCCCGCCGAGTCCTAG
- a CDS encoding DegT/DnrJ/EryC1/StrS aminotransferase family protein: MIAEDEIAAVDAVLRSGKLNSWTGDENRLFEEEYAKAVGSRHAIALANGTLALELALHAIGLKEGDEVIVPARSFFATASSVVRMGGRPVFADVELDNQNLSADTVRAVLTDRARAVICVHLAGHPCDLNPLLELCREKGLRLIEDCAQAHGALYRGRPVGSFGDIGCFSFCQDKIITTGGEGGMLVTNRERLWRRSWDYKDHGKSHDAIFGREHPPGFRWLHESFGSNFRLTEIQAAIGRCQLGKLEGWVAARRRHARALQDALADHPLVRAPFEAGYARHAFYKFYLFVRPEKLAAGWDRERLIEEANAAGVPCLSGSCPEIYREKAFAGGPLAPEHRLPGARELGETSLMLQVHHTLSDETIRERATVLRALFDRAAGLA; this comes from the coding sequence GTGATCGCCGAGGACGAGATCGCGGCGGTCGACGCCGTTCTGCGCTCGGGGAAGCTAAACTCCTGGACCGGAGACGAGAATCGCTTGTTCGAGGAGGAGTATGCGAAGGCCGTCGGCTCCCGCCACGCGATCGCCCTGGCCAACGGCACACTCGCCCTCGAGCTGGCACTGCACGCCATCGGCTTGAAGGAGGGCGATGAAGTGATCGTGCCGGCGCGGTCGTTTTTCGCCACCGCTTCCTCCGTGGTCCGGATGGGCGGACGGCCGGTCTTTGCCGATGTCGAGCTCGACAATCAGAATCTGAGTGCGGACACCGTGAGGGCGGTTCTGACGGATCGCGCTCGAGCGGTCATCTGCGTTCACCTCGCGGGGCATCCTTGCGACCTGAATCCTCTGCTGGAACTGTGCCGAGAGAAGGGGCTGCGCCTGATCGAGGACTGCGCGCAGGCACACGGAGCTCTGTACCGAGGTCGCCCGGTCGGCTCCTTCGGCGATATCGGCTGTTTTTCCTTCTGCCAGGACAAGATCATCACGACGGGCGGCGAGGGCGGCATGCTGGTTACCAACCGGGAGAGGCTCTGGCGCCGATCCTGGGACTACAAGGATCACGGCAAGAGCCACGACGCGATCTTCGGGCGCGAGCATCCTCCCGGGTTTCGATGGCTGCACGAGAGCTTCGGCTCCAATTTTCGGCTGACGGAGATTCAGGCTGCGATTGGCCGCTGCCAGTTGGGCAAACTGGAAGGCTGGGTGGCAGCCAGGCGCCGTCACGCGCGCGCTCTTCAGGACGCGCTGGCCGACCACCCGCTGGTGCGAGCGCCCTTCGAGGCCGGCTACGCGCGCCATGCCTTCTACAAGTTCTACCTCTTCGTGCGGCCCGAGAAGCTCGCGGCCGGCTGGGATCGTGAGCGGCTGATCGAGGAGGCCAACGCTGCCGGCGTCCCCTGTCTGAGCGGTTCCTGTCCGGAGATCTACCGGGAAAAGGCGTTCGCCGGCGGCCCGCTGGCGCCCGAGCACAGACTCCCCGGCGCTCGGGAGCTCGGCGAGACGTCGCTGATGCTCCAGGTCCATCACACGTTGTCGGACGAGACGATTCGCGAGCGAGCCACGGTCCTGCGCGCGCTCTTCGATCGCGCGGCCGGACTCGCGTAG
- a CDS encoding glycosyltransferase family 4 protein: MKILSIYRHYWPDTTPYARLLRALAERLVEAEHSFTVYTAQPSYNDIRQAGQPRHEDLNGVRILRLRLLPERKRLFVLRVINFLLFLSRGIVHAVLVRRYDLIIVNVHPAFLMGLTVRLIRRLTGTPFIYNCMDLHPESSALAGHRLVRAAYRLLMRSDTKTCRAARLIVVPSRDMKQTLVERGVEEEKILVVHTFRLDTYGEPAGALPPPLDRDETDRFTVLFAGNIGNFQGLEQVIEATRLLQEEERIRFVFMGEGLAKQRLIEQAGALVDRTVFFCPYQPVEIAFEAMRRASLGIVCLLPGVYRTAFPSKTMMYLAAGCPVLAIVEEESRLAALVRERRLGVQVSQGDIQGVAGAIRDCFEQRAGLTSARREEIRRIGEELFGMDQALDRWVTILRDLEGTTTSTSPEPGVG, encoded by the coding sequence GTGAAGATCCTTTCCATCTACCGTCACTACTGGCCCGACACGACACCGTACGCCCGGCTTCTCCGGGCGTTGGCCGAGCGGTTAGTCGAGGCGGAGCACAGCTTCACCGTATACACGGCGCAGCCGAGCTACAACGACATCCGTCAAGCGGGCCAGCCGCGGCACGAAGACCTCAACGGCGTACGCATCCTGCGACTGCGCCTGTTGCCCGAGCGCAAGAGGCTGTTCGTGCTTCGGGTTATCAACTTCCTGCTTTTTCTCTCGCGTGGCATCGTGCACGCGGTCCTCGTGCGCCGTTACGATCTCATCATCGTCAACGTTCATCCGGCGTTCTTGATGGGGCTGACCGTGAGGCTCATCCGGCGGCTGACGGGCACGCCGTTCATCTACAACTGCATGGATCTTCATCCGGAGTCCTCTGCACTCGCTGGTCACCGCTTGGTCCGAGCGGCGTATCGCCTCCTGATGCGAAGCGACACGAAGACCTGCCGGGCGGCACGCCTGATCGTCGTGCCTTCGCGGGACATGAAGCAGACCCTTGTCGAGCGCGGTGTGGAGGAGGAGAAGATCCTGGTCGTCCACACCTTTCGGCTCGACACCTACGGCGAGCCGGCGGGTGCTCTGCCGCCACCCCTGGACCGGGACGAAACGGATCGGTTCACGGTTCTGTTCGCCGGAAACATCGGCAATTTCCAGGGCCTCGAGCAGGTTATTGAAGCGACGCGCCTTCTCCAGGAAGAGGAGCGCATTCGTTTCGTGTTCATGGGCGAGGGCCTGGCCAAGCAGAGACTCATCGAGCAAGCGGGCGCACTCGTCGATCGGACGGTCTTCTTCTGTCCCTATCAGCCTGTCGAGATCGCCTTCGAGGCCATGCGGCGAGCCAGCCTCGGAATCGTCTGCCTGCTTCCGGGCGTCTATCGAACCGCTTTTCCCAGCAAGACGATGATGTACCTGGCGGCGGGATGCCCTGTGCTGGCGATCGTCGAAGAGGAAAGCCGCCTCGCTGCGCTGGTGCGAGAGCGGAGGCTCGGTGTGCAAGTCTCCCAGGGTGATATCCAGGGCGTGGCTGGCGCCATTCGCGACTGCTTCGAGCAGCGCGCCGGGCTGACGAGCGCGCGTAGAGAGGAGATCCGCCGGATAGGGGAAGAGCTGTTCGGGATGGACCAGGCCCTCGACCGCTGGGTGACGATCCTGCGCGATCTGGAGGGCACGACCACGTCCACGTCGCCTGAGCCGGGGGTTGGATAG
- a CDS encoding sulfotransferase translates to MSQPIILIGAARSGTKILRDTIATHEDVGKIGFDVNFIWKRHNESIAHDALGPDHATDRVIRYVRGYFDKQAGGRKMIIEKTVGNSLRVPFVNKVFPDARFIYLYRDGRDVVESVDRQWGTAPGTGYLVKKLLSVPFLDVVPYLFEYAVDLARIRLGLKTTAAYVWGVKYPGFERDLESRSTLEFCAVQWNQCIDAMRRDWDLVKDRGLVVRYEELVSNPSEVLTEIGRFLKLNDSLDGSMIRKGTVGTAKEKLTVDDYDRVAALIRENLEQLGYATAT, encoded by the coding sequence ATGAGCCAACCCATCATTCTGATCGGAGCCGCGCGTTCCGGAACCAAGATCCTGCGGGACACGATCGCCACTCATGAAGACGTCGGCAAGATCGGCTTCGACGTCAACTTCATCTGGAAACGGCACAACGAGAGTATCGCTCATGACGCTCTTGGTCCCGACCACGCGACGGACCGAGTCATCCGCTACGTCCGCGGCTACTTCGACAAGCAGGCGGGCGGCAGGAAGATGATCATCGAGAAGACCGTGGGCAACTCGCTGCGGGTGCCCTTCGTCAACAAGGTCTTTCCCGACGCCAGGTTCATCTATCTCTACCGAGACGGCCGCGACGTTGTCGAATCGGTCGACCGACAGTGGGGCACGGCGCCAGGTACCGGCTACCTCGTCAAGAAGCTCTTATCGGTCCCGTTTCTTGACGTCGTACCTTACCTTTTCGAGTACGCTGTCGATCTGGCGCGGATCCGGTTGGGTCTCAAAACGACGGCCGCCTACGTCTGGGGCGTCAAGTACCCCGGATTCGAAAGGGACCTCGAGTCCAGGAGCACGCTCGAGTTCTGCGCCGTGCAGTGGAACCAGTGTATCGACGCGATGCGGCGGGACTGGGACCTGGTCAAGGACCGGGGGCTCGTTGTCCGCTACGAAGAGCTCGTCTCGAATCCCTCGGAAGTGTTGACCGAAATTGGGCGATTTCTCAAACTGAACGATTCGTTGGACGGTTCGATGATCCGGAAGGGGACCGTCGGAACGGCGAAAGAAAAGCTGACGGTCGACGACTACGATCGTGTCGCGGCTCTCATTCGAGAGAATCTCGAGCAACTGGGCTACGCGACCGCGACCTAG
- a CDS encoding class I SAM-dependent methyltransferase, producing the protein MLDLASISNLSVDEHGVWTAAHAESLFFPKDGNRRRQEFEPDSFWYAHRNRALAGVLDLLPPGGTLLDVGGGNGTVSLYLESRGYETVLLEPEREGAQFALDQGLPMVACATLEAAEFRESSFAGAGLFDVLEHVEDERAFLERLASILKPGGRLYLTVPAFPSLWSQADERSGHFRRYRLRYLLAVVRASGLRPLFSSYFFAPLVAPVWLMRSLPHRMGWPSPQDRDGRRYHRRRQSKAARMLEPLLNREIRTLRKGGRVPFGTSCLTVAERPIG; encoded by the coding sequence GTGCTCGACCTGGCCAGCATCTCCAACCTCAGCGTGGACGAGCATGGAGTCTGGACCGCGGCGCATGCGGAGAGTCTCTTCTTTCCAAAGGACGGAAACCGGCGGCGTCAGGAGTTCGAGCCGGACTCTTTCTGGTACGCGCACCGCAACCGGGCGTTGGCCGGCGTCCTCGATCTCCTGCCGCCCGGGGGAACGCTCTTGGACGTGGGCGGCGGTAACGGCACCGTCAGCCTTTACCTCGAGAGTCGTGGATACGAAACCGTACTCCTGGAGCCCGAGCGCGAGGGAGCCCAGTTCGCGCTCGACCAGGGGCTGCCCATGGTTGCCTGCGCCACGCTCGAGGCTGCCGAGTTCCGGGAGAGCTCGTTCGCGGGCGCCGGCCTCTTCGATGTGCTCGAGCACGTCGAGGACGAGCGCGCGTTTCTCGAGCGGCTGGCGAGCATCCTGAAACCGGGTGGTCGCCTCTACCTCACCGTGCCGGCATTCCCCTCGCTCTGGTCGCAAGCAGACGAACGCTCAGGCCACTTCCGTCGCTATAGACTGAGGTACCTGCTGGCAGTAGTCCGCGCCTCCGGTTTGAGACCGCTTTTCTCGAGCTACTTCTTCGCTCCGCTCGTGGCCCCCGTCTGGCTGATGCGTAGCCTCCCCCACCGGATGGGGTGGCCAAGCCCGCAAGACCGTGATGGACGGCGTTATCACAGGAGGCGGCAAAGCAAGGCCGCACGAATGCTCGAACCGCTACTGAACCGCGAAATCAGAACACTTCGAAAGGGTGGCCGCGTGCCGTTTGGCACCAGCTGCCTGACCGTGGCCGAAAGGCCCATTGGATAG
- a CDS encoding WbqC family protein — MPSTRARESPRTTIGILQPCYLPWLGYFEQLAVADRFVLLDDVQYTKQDWRNRNRIKTTAGSEWLTVPVRRCPLDTPLGEIEVNYDMRWQRKHLLTIEQNYRKAPYFQPLFDEMRPILEAGLRKLVDLDRRLIEVLCSHLAIDTPISWASQITRHADPEDTNGRLLEICRQHEATVFYEGASGASYLDVGRFERAGVEVVFQDYSHPEYPQLYGEFLPHQSAIDLVMNTGPEAARILRSSPAPLGTAASAGDGPGTGNTCPTGSSHA, encoded by the coding sequence ATGCCTTCGACTCGTGCCAGGGAATCTCCTCGGACCACCATCGGTATTCTCCAGCCCTGCTATCTGCCGTGGCTCGGGTACTTCGAGCAGCTGGCCGTGGCGGACCGGTTCGTGCTGCTGGATGACGTCCAGTACACGAAACAAGATTGGCGAAACCGGAATCGGATCAAGACCACAGCCGGTTCGGAGTGGCTGACGGTCCCGGTGCGCCGCTGCCCCCTGGATACACCTCTAGGCGAGATCGAGGTCAACTACGACATGCGCTGGCAGCGCAAGCACCTTCTGACCATCGAGCAGAATTACCGCAAGGCGCCGTATTTCCAGCCACTCTTCGATGAAATGAGGCCGATTCTCGAAGCCGGCCTCCGGAAGCTCGTCGATCTGGACCGGCGCCTCATCGAAGTCCTCTGCAGTCATCTCGCCATCGACACTCCGATTTCCTGGGCGTCGCAGATTACACGGCACGCGGACCCCGAAGACACCAACGGGCGCCTCCTGGAGATCTGCCGGCAGCACGAGGCCACGGTCTTCTACGAGGGCGCCAGCGGAGCCTCCTATCTCGACGTGGGTAGATTCGAGCGCGCCGGCGTCGAGGTCGTCTTTCAGGACTACAGCCATCCCGAGTATCCCCAGCTCTACGGGGAGTTCCTCCCACACCAATCGGCGATCGACCTGGTCATGAACACGGGCCCGGAAGCGGCGCGGATCCTCCGCAGCTCGCCGGCGCCGCTCGGGACCGCTGCAAGCGCCGGCGATGGTCCCGGCACCGGGAACACCTGCCCAACAGGCTCCTCGCACGCCTGA
- a CDS encoding sulfotransferase — MTTGRTMGQPPASDVRELFITGMPRSGTTLLERVMCLHDDVLVFGQPLPLVYVELKRRFLRESDKCSPLEERLPINDSFASTYVDPAAFARYLEERSMDFDWLSGVFNSMADFDGWRTRPSQDDGSLWDSLSRAATRNLSSYLGFTLRTLAGSERPRYLGCKEVRCEEFVPYLLSTNRKVLLMIREPRDVVVSMNRGRGREFTGPPRPLLFDLRQWRKCCAFALAYEHDPNLLIVRYEDLVSEPVAQAQRISDFLGLEAFRRASLESELRSPDGEPWDANSSHWAASVISDRSVGSYESLLGREEARFAEALCLPELKAFGYRTTLTDAVEIEEALAEFHEIGPLERPELAFYRWSTDRLDEERRRWNLLRRGSFEPGFFLFERSFKRLRRCVDMAS, encoded by the coding sequence ATGACCACGGGTCGCACCATGGGGCAGCCTCCCGCAAGCGACGTACGCGAGCTCTTTATCACCGGTATGCCTCGCTCGGGCACGACGCTCCTCGAGCGCGTCATGTGTCTTCACGACGACGTCCTCGTCTTCGGACAGCCCCTACCTCTCGTCTACGTGGAGCTCAAACGCCGATTCCTCCGAGAGTCGGACAAGTGCTCCCCGCTCGAGGAGAGGCTTCCGATCAATGACTCCTTCGCCAGCACCTATGTCGACCCGGCAGCGTTTGCCAGGTACCTGGAGGAACGCTCCATGGATTTCGACTGGTTGAGCGGCGTATTCAACAGCATGGCCGACTTCGACGGCTGGCGCACCCGTCCCAGCCAGGATGACGGTTCGCTCTGGGACTCCCTGAGCCGAGCCGCCACGCGAAATCTCTCCTCTTACCTCGGCTTTACCTTGCGCACTCTTGCCGGATCGGAGCGACCTAGGTACCTGGGCTGCAAGGAAGTTCGATGCGAAGAGTTCGTGCCGTATCTTCTCTCTACGAATCGTAAGGTACTCCTCATGATTCGGGAGCCGCGCGATGTCGTGGTCTCGATGAATCGTGGTCGCGGTCGCGAGTTCACGGGTCCTCCCCGTCCTCTGCTCTTCGACCTGCGTCAGTGGCGGAAATGCTGCGCATTCGCCCTGGCGTACGAGCATGATCCGAATCTCCTGATCGTTCGCTACGAAGACCTGGTTTCCGAGCCGGTCGCTCAAGCGCAACGCATCTCGGACTTCCTGGGGCTCGAGGCATTTAGGCGGGCCAGCCTCGAAAGTGAGCTTCGCTCCCCCGACGGCGAGCCATGGGATGCTAATTCCTCGCACTGGGCCGCCTCCGTCATCTCCGACCGTTCCGTCGGATCCTACGAGTCGTTGCTGGGGCGAGAGGAAGCACGCTTCGCTGAGGCTCTCTGTCTGCCCGAACTCAAGGCATTCGGCTATCGGACCACCCTGACCGACGCCGTAGAGATCGAAGAGGCACTAGCCGAGTTCCACGAGATCGGCCCCCTCGAGCGGCCGGAGCTGGCCTTCTATCGCTGGAGCACCGATCGGCTCGACGAAGAACGCCGGCGCTGGAATCTGCTGCGCCGGGGATCGTTCGAGCCGGGGTTCTTCCTCTTCGAGCGCTCCTTCAAGCGGTTGCGTCGCT